One stretch of Microbacterium terrae DNA includes these proteins:
- a CDS encoding nicotinate phosphoribosyltransferase codes for MSADFPRSTALLTDRYELTMLDAALRDGTAQRRCVFELFGRRLPGGRRFGVVAGTGRLLSLIRDFRFGDDELRYLRDEKVVDAATVAFLEGYRFTGSITGYREGELYFPGSPILTVEGTFAEAVLLETLALSVLNHDSAVATAAARMSIAAGDRPLAEMGSRRAGESSAVAAARAAYIAGFGATSNLEAGRTWGVPTMGTAAHSWTLLHDTEEDAFRAQVASLGVGTTLLVDTYDIRTGVDTAIRVAGTGLGGVRIDSGDLPTVAATVREQLDGLGATGTRITVTSDLDEYAIAALAASPVDAYGVGTSVVTGSGTPTAGMVYKLVARQDSAGGWVAVAKASTDKGSRGGRKAAFRTLERGTATSELIAVSDGFEELDAAASHPDARALQSVLMQAGDPDAAHEGPRGVEAAREHHAMVREELPVRALALSRSDPAIPTRFVEAGGA; via the coding sequence ATGAGCGCGGACTTCCCTCGGAGCACAGCACTGCTCACCGATCGCTACGAGCTCACGATGCTCGACGCGGCACTGCGCGACGGGACCGCGCAGCGCCGGTGCGTGTTCGAGCTGTTCGGTCGGCGACTCCCGGGCGGCCGGCGCTTCGGCGTCGTGGCCGGCACCGGGCGACTCTTGAGCCTCATCCGCGATTTCCGCTTCGGAGACGACGAGCTGCGGTATCTGCGAGACGAGAAGGTGGTGGATGCCGCCACCGTCGCCTTCCTCGAGGGCTACCGGTTCACCGGGTCGATCACCGGCTACCGCGAGGGCGAGCTGTACTTCCCCGGCTCTCCCATCCTGACCGTCGAGGGCACCTTCGCCGAGGCCGTGCTGCTCGAGACGCTCGCCCTCAGCGTGCTGAACCATGATTCGGCAGTCGCCACCGCCGCGGCGCGCATGAGCATCGCCGCGGGAGACCGCCCGCTCGCCGAGATGGGCTCTCGGAGGGCGGGCGAGTCGTCGGCCGTCGCCGCCGCCCGTGCGGCGTACATCGCCGGCTTCGGCGCGACCTCGAACCTCGAGGCCGGCCGCACCTGGGGCGTGCCGACCATGGGCACCGCCGCCCATTCCTGGACCCTCCTGCACGACACCGAGGAAGATGCCTTCCGCGCGCAGGTCGCCTCGCTCGGCGTCGGCACCACCCTCCTCGTCGACACCTACGACATCCGCACGGGTGTCGACACGGCGATCCGGGTCGCCGGGACCGGCCTCGGCGGCGTGCGCATCGACTCGGGCGACCTGCCGACGGTGGCCGCAACGGTGCGCGAGCAGCTCGACGGCCTCGGGGCGACCGGCACGCGCATCACGGTGACGAGCGACCTCGACGAGTACGCGATCGCGGCCCTCGCCGCCTCCCCCGTCGACGCCTACGGCGTCGGCACATCGGTGGTCACCGGGTCGGGCACCCCCACGGCCGGCATGGTCTACAAGCTGGTCGCGCGCCAGGACTCGGCCGGCGGCTGGGTCGCGGTGGCGAAGGCGTCGACCGACAAGGGGTCCCGCGGCGGGCGCAAGGCGGCGTTTCGCACCCTCGAACGCGGCACCGCGACCAGCGAGCTGATCGCCGTGTCGGACGGATTCGAGGAGCTCGACGCCGCCGCGTCGCACCCCGACGCGCGGGCGCTGCAGTCCGTGCTGATGCAGGCCGGAGACCCGGATGCCGCACACGAGGGCCCACGGGGCGTCGAAGCCGCGCGCGAACACCACGCGATGGTCCGCGAGGAGCTCCCGGTGCGGGCGCTCGCCCTCAGCCGGTCGGATCCGGCCATCCCGACGCGGTTCGTCGAGGCCGGCGGCGCCTGA
- the murI gene encoding glutamate racemase codes for MNDAPIGIFDSGVGGLTVARAVSAQLPRESILYIGDTARSPYGPKPIADVRRYSLEILDTLVDQGVKMLVIACNTASAAMLRDARERYDVPVVEVIGPAVRTAMSTTRNGRVGVIGTAGTIGSGAYQDMLGVNAQLTVFAQACPRFVEFVEAGVTDSAEVLAVAEEYLAPLRHAGVDTLVLGCTHYPFLEGAISYVMGPDVSLVSSDTETAKDVYRQLISRDLLAGADAAPRHVYEATGASADEFLDLAHRLMGREVQQVRLVQTGAIELPRTAELPPRLG; via the coding sequence GTGAATGATGCGCCGATCGGAATCTTCGACTCCGGCGTCGGCGGCCTCACCGTCGCCCGTGCCGTCTCGGCCCAGCTTCCCCGGGAATCGATCCTCTACATCGGCGACACCGCACGTTCCCCGTACGGACCCAAGCCGATCGCCGATGTGCGCCGCTACTCGCTCGAGATCCTCGACACGCTCGTGGATCAGGGTGTGAAGATGCTCGTGATCGCGTGCAACACCGCATCTGCGGCGATGCTCCGCGATGCGCGCGAGCGCTACGACGTGCCGGTGGTCGAGGTCATCGGCCCGGCGGTGCGCACCGCGATGTCGACAACCCGCAACGGCCGTGTGGGCGTCATCGGCACCGCCGGCACGATCGGCTCGGGCGCGTACCAGGACATGCTCGGCGTCAACGCGCAGCTGACCGTCTTCGCGCAGGCGTGTCCGCGCTTCGTCGAGTTCGTCGAGGCCGGGGTCACCGACTCGGCCGAGGTCCTCGCCGTCGCCGAGGAGTACCTCGCCCCCCTCCGCCACGCCGGGGTCGACACGCTCGTGCTCGGCTGTACGCACTATCCGTTCCTCGAGGGCGCTATCAGCTACGTGATGGGTCCTGATGTGTCGCTCGTGTCGAGCGACACCGAGACGGCCAAGGACGTCTACCGCCAGCTGATCTCCCGCGACCTGCTCGCGGGAGCGGATGCCGCGCCCCGGCACGTCTACGAGGCGACCGGCGCGTCGGCCGACGAGTTCCTCGACCTCGCCCATCGCCTGATGGGCCGCGAGGTGCAGCAGGTGCGCCTCGTGCAGACCGGCGCGATCGAGCTGCCCCGCACTGCAGAGCTTCCCCCGCGTCTCGGCTGA
- the rph gene encoding ribonuclease PH — MTDIVRADGRAVDQLRPVTIERGWSAHAEGSALISFGGTKVLCTASFTNGVPRWLTGKGKGWVTAEYAMLPRATNSRNDRESIKGRVGGRTHEISRLIGRALRAVVDTKALGENTIVIDCDVLQADGGTRTAAITGAYVALADAIEWGREKKFIGQKSQVLFDSVSAVSVGIIDGEPMLDLAYVEDVRAETDMNLVVTGRGLFVEVQGTAEGAPFDKRELDALLELGVGGCATLRGEQLAALGLEASA, encoded by the coding sequence ATGACCGACATCGTCCGCGCCGACGGCCGCGCCGTCGACCAGCTGCGCCCCGTCACCATCGAGCGCGGGTGGAGCGCCCACGCCGAGGGCTCGGCGCTCATCTCGTTCGGCGGCACCAAGGTGCTGTGCACGGCCTCGTTCACCAACGGGGTTCCCCGCTGGCTCACCGGCAAGGGCAAGGGCTGGGTCACCGCGGAGTACGCGATGCTCCCGCGTGCGACCAACTCGCGCAACGACCGCGAGTCGATCAAGGGCCGCGTCGGCGGCCGCACCCACGAGATCTCCCGCCTCATCGGCCGTGCGCTCCGTGCCGTCGTCGACACGAAGGCGCTCGGCGAGAACACGATCGTGATCGACTGCGACGTGCTGCAGGCAGACGGCGGCACGCGCACCGCGGCGATCACGGGCGCCTACGTCGCGCTCGCGGACGCGATCGAGTGGGGTCGCGAGAAGAAGTTCATCGGGCAGAAGTCGCAGGTGCTGTTCGATTCGGTCTCGGCCGTCTCGGTCGGGATCATCGACGGCGAGCCCATGCTCGATCTCGCCTACGTCGAGGACGTCCGCGCCGAGACCGACATGAACCTCGTCGTCACCGGTCGCGGCCTCTTCGTCGAGGTGCAGGGCACGGCCGAGGGCGCGCCGTTCGACAAGCGCGAGCTCGACGCCCTCCTCGAGCTCGGCGTCGGCGGATGCGCGACCCTGCGCGGCGAGCAGCTCGCGGCGCTCGGCCTCGAGGCGAGCGCGTGA
- the rdgB gene encoding RdgB/HAM1 family non-canonical purine NTP pyrophosphatase — protein MRDPARRAARGARPRGERVTGADRRIVLATHNPHKVEEFQAIVAATRPDIEVIGYDGPEPVEDGVTFAENALIKARAAALHTGLPALADDSGICVDVLGGAPGVFSAYWAGHAKDAVANRDLLLDQLSDVADPHRAAQFVSTIALVVPGGDEQVVEGRWPGRLATAAAGSGGFGYDPVFIPTEQPTAVERTVGEWTSDEKNAASHRARAFVALVPLLAAL, from the coding sequence ATGCGCGACCCTGCGCGGCGAGCAGCTCGCGGCGCTCGGCCTCGAGGCGAGCGCGTGACCGGCGCCGATCGCCGGATCGTGCTCGCCACGCACAACCCGCACAAGGTCGAGGAGTTCCAGGCGATCGTCGCGGCGACCCGCCCCGACATCGAGGTCATCGGCTACGACGGTCCCGAGCCGGTCGAGGACGGTGTGACGTTCGCCGAGAACGCGCTCATCAAGGCGCGCGCGGCGGCGCTCCACACCGGGCTGCCCGCGCTCGCCGACGACTCGGGCATCTGCGTCGACGTGCTGGGCGGCGCGCCCGGGGTGTTCTCGGCGTACTGGGCAGGGCACGCGAAGGATGCCGTGGCCAATCGCGACCTGCTGCTCGATCAGCTCTCCGATGTCGCCGATCCGCACCGCGCCGCGCAGTTCGTCTCGACCATCGCGCTCGTGGTGCCGGGCGGTGACGAACAAGTGGTCGAGGGCCGGTGGCCGGGCCGCCTCGCCACCGCCGCAGCGGGGTCGGGCGGGTTCGGCTACGACCCCGTCTTCATCCCGACGGAGCAGCCGACGGCGGTCGAGCGCACGGTCGGCGAGTGGACCTCCGACGAGAAGAACGCCGCGTCGCACCGCGCGCGTGCCTTCGTCGCGCTGGTGCCGCTCCTCGCGGCGCTCTGA
- a CDS encoding cation diffusion facilitator family transporter, producing MHDHAPAPGGIRGASSRRLLALSLAITTVVMIVQVVGAALSGSLALLADAAHMFTDAAALVIALIASVVAARPANDRRTFGYRRAEVFGALINAVILIVLSVWVAVEGIRRLLDPGEAEVAGPLMLGVALVGLVANAMAMWLLSAAQRTSINVRGAYLEVLGDLIGSAAVIVAAIVIVMTGWVQADAIASLLIAAMIIPRAVGLLREVVSVLAESAPQGTQVADIRAHILSTPGVVDVHDVHVWQLTRGAPVFSAHVVVDDQALRDGRAAGILNDLQGCLSAHFDVEHSTFQIEPAGHVDHDAHA from the coding sequence ATGCACGATCACGCGCCCGCACCGGGCGGCATCCGCGGCGCGAGCAGCCGGCGACTTCTGGCGCTGTCGCTCGCGATCACGACGGTCGTGATGATCGTGCAGGTCGTCGGCGCCGCGCTGTCGGGCTCGCTCGCGCTCCTCGCCGACGCGGCCCATATGTTCACCGATGCGGCGGCTCTCGTGATCGCGCTCATCGCGAGCGTCGTCGCCGCGCGGCCCGCGAACGACCGCCGCACCTTCGGGTATCGCCGAGCCGAGGTGTTCGGCGCCCTCATCAACGCCGTCATCCTCATCGTGCTGTCGGTGTGGGTCGCCGTGGAGGGCATCAGGCGACTGCTCGACCCGGGCGAGGCCGAGGTCGCGGGACCGCTCATGCTGGGGGTCGCCCTGGTGGGTCTGGTGGCGAACGCCATGGCCATGTGGCTGTTGAGCGCGGCGCAGCGGACCAGCATCAACGTGCGGGGCGCGTATCTCGAGGTGCTCGGCGATCTGATCGGCTCGGCCGCGGTGATCGTGGCGGCGATCGTGATCGTGATGACCGGATGGGTCCAGGCCGATGCGATCGCGTCGCTCCTCATCGCGGCGATGATCATCCCGCGAGCCGTGGGCCTTCTTCGCGAGGTGGTCTCGGTGCTCGCGGAGTCGGCTCCGCAGGGCACGCAGGTCGCCGACATCCGCGCCCACATCCTCTCGACCCCGGGGGTCGTCGACGTGCACGATGTGCACGTCTGGCAGCTCACCCGCGGTGCTCCGGTGTTCAGTGCTCACGTCGTGGTCGACGATCAGGCTCTCCGCGACGGCCGGGCGGCCGGCATCCTGAACGACCTGCAGGGCTGTCTCTCGGCGCATTTCGACGTGGAGCATTCGACGTTCCAGATCGAGCCGGCCGGGCACGTCGATCACGACGCGCACGCCTGA
- the ligD gene encoding non-homologous end-joining DNA ligase, with protein sequence MPGDEQLVRIDGRRLRITNLDKVLYPETGTTKGEVIDYYLRVAPMLIPHVVGRPVTRLRWPEGVDHEPFFAKDLERGAPSWVKRHPIPHSSGSKDYPLVSDVATLAYLAQVASLELHVPQWRFDAEGDPGRPDRMVLDLDPGPGVGLAECAQVARWAREILQDMGLDPLPVTSGSKGIHLYAALPGEQTSDDISLVARELARAIEADHPDLVVSQMAKVERAGRVFIDWSQNNAAKTTIAPYSLRGRARPTAAAPRTWDELDDPELQHLLLGEVLERVERIGDPLDALGYHAGARASDDGPLTAYIAKRSAARTPEPVPANPLGATAAPGELPRFVIQEHHASRLHWDLRLERGGVLVSWAVPRGIPHSTTRNNLAVMTEDHPLEYAAFAGTIPRGEYGAGTMTIWDDGRYELEKWRDDEIIFTLDGSPGGPLGRVRLVLIRTDGEGEKSTWLLHRMKTDAAGRPQPDGTPVEASEQADASSAADGEPAEVEPSRNRNSTSGSHTPVGAAEVEPSRKRTSTSGSHTPVGAAEVEPSRNRNSTSGSHTPSPAAGAAATTEFADPGPASVSASASEVNERVNRKFITEIERDSTETSGPPGDPHSGDPHAAAPHAGYAPPTPAQLRPMLATHASAGIARERSRRWGDDAWAEVKWDGVRAIGIWDGRRLHLRARSGNDITAKYPELTRVDARLGPQPCVLDGEIVALDARGRPSFPRLQSRMNLSKPREIEREMPRTPVHWFLFDVLSHSGDDTARLALDERRHILEAVAMDAIDPIVVPPVFDDVDDALEASHRFGLEGVMVKNPAAPYRRGVRSEDWLKVKHSRTQEVVVGGIRPGHRGRAHEIGSLLVGIPDGDAIRYAGRVGSGFSDAALAKLRELLEPLRTDTDPFVGVPALDASDALWVRPEIVGEVEFAEFTPGGILRQARWRGLRPDKSPAEVQRED encoded by the coding sequence ATGCCCGGGGATGAACAGCTGGTGCGCATCGACGGCAGACGCCTGCGCATCACCAACCTCGACAAGGTGCTGTACCCCGAGACGGGAACCACCAAGGGCGAGGTGATCGACTACTACCTCCGCGTCGCCCCGATGCTCATCCCGCATGTCGTCGGCCGCCCGGTGACCCGGCTGCGGTGGCCCGAGGGCGTCGACCATGAGCCGTTCTTCGCGAAGGATCTCGAGCGAGGTGCCCCGTCGTGGGTGAAGCGGCATCCGATCCCGCATTCGTCGGGGAGCAAGGACTACCCGCTCGTCTCCGACGTCGCGACCCTCGCCTACCTCGCGCAGGTCGCGAGCCTCGAGCTGCACGTGCCGCAGTGGCGGTTCGACGCCGAGGGCGATCCCGGCCGCCCCGACCGGATGGTGCTCGACCTCGACCCGGGCCCCGGCGTCGGGCTCGCCGAGTGCGCCCAGGTGGCGCGGTGGGCGCGCGAGATCCTGCAGGACATGGGGCTCGATCCGCTCCCGGTCACGAGCGGCAGCAAGGGCATACACCTGTACGCGGCCCTGCCCGGAGAGCAGACGAGCGACGACATCTCGCTGGTCGCCCGTGAACTCGCGCGCGCGATCGAGGCCGACCACCCCGACCTCGTCGTGAGTCAGATGGCGAAGGTGGAGCGCGCCGGGCGCGTCTTCATCGACTGGAGCCAGAACAACGCGGCGAAGACCACCATCGCGCCCTACTCGCTGCGCGGACGGGCGCGGCCCACGGCGGCGGCGCCGCGAACCTGGGACGAGCTCGACGACCCCGAGCTTCAGCACCTGCTCCTCGGCGAGGTGCTCGAGCGTGTCGAGCGGATCGGCGACCCGCTCGACGCGCTGGGCTATCACGCGGGAGCCCGGGCGAGCGACGACGGCCCGCTCACCGCGTACATCGCGAAGCGGAGCGCAGCGCGCACGCCGGAGCCGGTGCCGGCCAATCCGCTCGGCGCGACCGCCGCTCCCGGGGAGCTGCCGCGCTTCGTCATCCAGGAGCACCACGCGAGCAGGCTCCACTGGGACCTGCGTCTCGAACGCGGCGGCGTGCTCGTCAGCTGGGCGGTGCCGCGCGGCATCCCGCATTCGACGACGCGTAACAACCTCGCTGTCATGACCGAGGATCATCCCCTGGAGTACGCCGCCTTCGCCGGCACGATCCCGCGCGGCGAGTACGGCGCCGGCACGATGACGATCTGGGACGACGGCCGGTACGAGCTCGAGAAATGGCGTGACGACGAGATCATCTTCACCCTCGACGGCAGCCCCGGCGGCCCGCTCGGTCGCGTTCGGCTCGTGCTCATCCGCACCGATGGCGAGGGCGAGAAGTCGACCTGGCTGCTGCACCGGATGAAGACGGATGCCGCGGGCCGGCCGCAGCCCGACGGGACGCCCGTCGAGGCGTCGGAGCAGGCCGACGCCTCGAGCGCTGCCGACGGCGAGCCGGCGGAGGTCGAACCCTCTCGGAATCGGAATTCAACTTCCGGTTCACACACCCCCGTCGGAGCGGCGGAGGTCGAACCATCTCGGAAACGGACTTCAACTTCCGGTTCACACACCCCCGTCGGAGCGGCGGAGGTCGAACCATCTCGGAATCGGAATTCAACTTCTGGTTCACACACCCCCTCCCCAGCGGCGGGTGCGGCCGCGACCACGGAGTTCGCTGACCCTGGGCCCGCCTCCGTCTCCGCCTCCGCCTCCGAGGTCAATGAGCGTGTGAACCGGAAGTTCATCACCGAAATAGAGAGAGACTCGACGGAGACGTCGGGGCCGCCCGGCGACCCACACTCCGGCGACCCACACGCCGCCGCCCCACACGCCGGCTACGCCCCGCCGACGCCCGCGCAGCTGCGGCCGATGCTCGCCACCCACGCCAGCGCCGGCATCGCCCGCGAGCGCTCCCGGCGCTGGGGCGACGACGCGTGGGCCGAGGTCAAATGGGACGGCGTGCGGGCCATCGGAATCTGGGACGGCCGCCGCCTGCACCTGCGTGCGCGCAGCGGCAACGACATCACCGCGAAGTACCCCGAGCTCACCCGCGTCGACGCGCGACTCGGTCCGCAGCCGTGCGTGCTCGACGGCGAGATCGTCGCGCTCGACGCCCGCGGCCGTCCGAGCTTCCCTCGCCTGCAGTCGCGCATGAACCTGTCGAAGCCGCGCGAGATCGAGCGCGAGATGCCGCGTACGCCGGTGCACTGGTTCTTGTTCGACGTGCTCTCCCACTCCGGCGACGACACCGCACGCCTGGCCTTGGACGAGCGTCGGCACATCCTCGAAGCCGTCGCAATGGACGCCATCGACCCGATCGTCGTGCCGCCCGTGTTCGACGACGTCGACGACGCCCTCGAGGCATCGCACCGGTTCGGACTCGAAGGGGTCATGGTGAAGAACCCCGCTGCGCCGTACCGACGAGGGGTCCGAAGTGAGGACTGGCTGAAGGTCAAGCACTCCCGCACCCAGGAGGTGGTCGTCGGCGGCATCCGTCCCGGGCACCGCGGCCGAGCCCACGAGATCGGCTCACTCCTGGTCGGCATCCCCGACGGCGATGCGATCCGCTACGCCGGTCGCGTGGGATCGGGCTTCTCGGATGCCGCGCTCGCGAAGCTGCGTGAGCTGCTCGAGCCCCTGCGCACCGACACCGATCCGTTCGTCGGAGTGCCGGCCCTCGACGCGTCCGACGCGCTCTGGGTGCGCCCCGAGATCGTCGGCGAGGTCGAGTTCGCCGAGTTCACGCCCGGCGGCATCCTCCGCCAAGCGCGATGGCGAGGCCTGCGCCCCGACAAGAGCCCCGCGGAGGTGCAACGGGAAGACTGA
- the ku gene encoding non-homologous end joining protein Ku — translation MRAIWKGALTFGLVNVPVKVYSATEDHDVSLHQVHSADGGRIRYQRICEIDGEIVPFADIDRAYDDGEKTVVLTKDDFAALPAERSREIDVVEFVPTEQVDLLTLDKAYYLEPDSTSPKAYVLLRKTLEQTDRTAIVRFSLRQKTRLAALRVRGDVLVLQTLLWADEVREAAFPSLDEPVKISAKELELSASLVESFASDFDPSAYSDDYQDELRTLIEAKLEKGDALDTSETFAERDETDAGGEVIDLMAALRASVEKSRAARAEKTPEKAKKKA, via the coding sequence ATGAGGGCGATCTGGAAGGGTGCGCTGACCTTCGGGCTGGTGAACGTGCCCGTCAAGGTGTATTCGGCGACCGAGGACCACGATGTGTCGCTCCACCAGGTGCACAGCGCCGACGGCGGCCGCATCCGGTACCAGCGCATCTGCGAGATCGACGGCGAGATCGTGCCGTTCGCCGACATCGACCGCGCGTACGACGACGGCGAGAAGACCGTCGTGCTCACCAAGGACGATTTCGCGGCCCTGCCCGCGGAGCGCTCGCGCGAGATCGATGTGGTGGAGTTCGTGCCGACTGAGCAGGTCGATTTGCTGACCCTCGACAAGGCGTACTACCTCGAGCCGGACTCGACCTCGCCGAAGGCGTACGTGCTGCTGCGCAAGACGCTCGAGCAGACCGATCGCACCGCGATCGTGCGGTTCTCGCTGCGGCAGAAGACGCGCCTCGCCGCGCTCCGCGTGCGCGGCGACGTTCTCGTGCTGCAGACGCTCCTCTGGGCCGACGAGGTGCGCGAGGCGGCGTTCCCGTCGCTCGACGAGCCGGTGAAGATCTCGGCGAAGGAGCTCGAGCTGTCGGCATCCCTCGTCGAGAGCTTCGCAAGCGACTTCGACCCGTCGGCGTACTCCGACGACTATCAGGATGAGCTGCGCACCCTCATCGAAGCGAAGCTCGAGAAGGGCGACGCCCTCGACACGTCGGAGACGTTCGCCGAGCGTGACGAGACGGATGCCGGCGGCGAGGTCATCGACCTCATGGCGGCCCTGCGGGCGAGCGTCGAGAAGTCCCGCGCCGCCCGTGCGGAGAAGACTCCCGAGAAAGCCAAGAAGAAGGCGTAG
- a CDS encoding DedA family protein, translated as MHAVPAALIPWLDPAAIIEWAGPWALVVVCFIVFAETGLLVGFLLPGDTLLVISGLLSHGEIYPPNGVFGVNVWWVSLLIGLAAFIGGEVGYFIGHKGGPAVFERKESGLFSVKNVERTNAFFVRYGGLTVILARFVPIVRTFAPVAAGVGHMHKGKYTLYNFIGAVLWGFGLTMFGYLIGFIPPLAHFVESYIDLILLAAVGGTAVVTVWHYLRERSAAKKAAAAGEDVVTDAAEAEALVLEADVFERGPEHGEHRGPDAADSKE; from the coding sequence GTGCACGCAGTCCCCGCAGCCCTCATTCCGTGGCTCGACCCTGCGGCCATCATCGAATGGGCAGGGCCGTGGGCTCTGGTGGTGGTGTGCTTCATCGTCTTCGCCGAGACCGGACTGCTCGTCGGCTTCCTCCTCCCGGGCGACACGCTGCTCGTCATCTCGGGCCTCCTGTCGCACGGCGAGATCTATCCGCCCAACGGCGTGTTCGGCGTCAACGTGTGGTGGGTGTCGCTCCTCATCGGACTGGCGGCGTTCATCGGCGGCGAAGTCGGCTACTTCATCGGCCACAAGGGGGGCCCTGCCGTCTTCGAACGGAAGGAATCGGGCCTGTTCAGCGTGAAGAACGTCGAACGCACCAACGCGTTCTTCGTGCGGTACGGCGGCCTCACCGTGATCCTCGCCCGCTTCGTGCCGATCGTGCGCACGTTCGCCCCGGTCGCCGCCGGCGTCGGGCACATGCACAAGGGCAAGTACACCCTCTACAACTTCATCGGCGCCGTGCTCTGGGGCTTCGGCCTGACGATGTTCGGCTACCTCATCGGCTTCATCCCTCCGCTCGCCCACTTCGTCGAGAGCTACATCGACCTGATCCTCCTCGCGGCGGTGGGGGGCACCGCCGTGGTCACGGTGTGGCACTACCTCCGCGAGCGCAGCGCCGCGAAGAAGGCGGCAGCTGCCGGCGAAGACGTGGTGACGGATGCCGCCGAGGCGGAGGCGCTCGTGCTCGAGGCCGACGTGTTCGAGCGCGGACCGGAGCACGGCGAGCACCGCGGACCGGACGCCGCCGACTCGAAGGAGTAG
- a CDS encoding PLDc N-terminal domain-containing protein, with the protein MSDTVKKTLKSAANKPTPSAPNPLIALLAIASAAFAFLAFWDLALRQKDDVVGPKPVWIPVILVQWIGPASYFLFGIRR; encoded by the coding sequence ATGTCAGACACCGTCAAGAAGACGCTGAAGAGCGCCGCGAACAAACCCACCCCCTCGGCGCCGAATCCGCTCATCGCACTGCTCGCGATCGCGAGCGCCGCCTTCGCGTTCCTCGCGTTCTGGGACCTCGCGCTGCGTCAGAAGGACGACGTCGTCGGCCCGAAGCCGGTGTGGATCCCGGTGATCCTCGTGCAGTGGATCGGCCCCGCTTCGTACTTTCTCTTCGGCATCCGTCGGTGA
- a CDS encoding CpaF family protein codes for MSIAPPVAPASLVAERVRERLRAERADPSRDPELATRIAHTEVRRHNDFALARGLTPIDDESACVREVLATVAGYGPLQPYLDDPEVEELWINAPDRIFVARSGVSERVPLVLTDSVVRDLVERMLHSTGRRVDLSQPFVDASLPDGSRLHVVIPDITRRHWAVNVRKFLPAFGDLDRLVAAGSMPVAVGDLLRAAMRDGRSILVSGATHAGKTTLLGALIAACPPEHRIVTVEETFELAAIAPDLVSLQGRQPSLEGTGEVTLRRLVKEALRMRPDRIVVGEVRDAEALDLLLALNTGVPGAATVHANSAREALVKLAALPLLAGRNIDAGFVVPAVASSVHMVVHCERDRTGRRRIAEIVEPIGVDGGAVVARTVYRADDDA; via the coding sequence GTGTCGATCGCACCGCCCGTCGCCCCCGCCTCGCTCGTCGCCGAGCGTGTGCGGGAGCGGCTGCGAGCCGAGCGTGCCGACCCGTCCCGCGACCCCGAGCTTGCCACGCGCATCGCGCACACCGAGGTGCGTCGACACAACGACTTCGCCCTCGCCCGCGGGCTGACTCCGATCGATGACGAGTCCGCGTGCGTGCGCGAAGTGCTCGCAACCGTCGCGGGGTACGGTCCCCTGCAGCCGTATCTCGACGATCCCGAGGTCGAGGAGCTGTGGATCAACGCGCCCGACCGCATCTTCGTCGCCCGGAGCGGGGTGTCCGAGCGCGTTCCGCTGGTGCTCACCGACAGCGTCGTGCGCGATCTCGTCGAGCGGATGCTGCACTCCACGGGCCGCCGCGTCGATCTGAGCCAGCCGTTCGTCGATGCGTCACTTCCCGACGGCTCCCGGCTCCACGTGGTGATCCCCGACATCACCCGGCGCCACTGGGCCGTGAACGTGCGGAAGTTCCTTCCGGCGTTCGGCGACCTCGATCGGCTCGTCGCGGCGGGCTCGATGCCCGTCGCCGTCGGCGACCTGCTGCGCGCAGCGATGCGCGACGGGCGGAGCATCCTCGTGTCGGGTGCGACGCACGCCGGGAAGACGACGCTCCTCGGAGCGCTCATCGCCGCGTGTCCGCCCGAGCATCGCATCGTGACCGTGGAGGAGACGTTCGAGCTCGCCGCGATCGCACCCGACCTGGTGTCGCTGCAGGGCCGCCAGCCGAGTCTCGAAGGAACCGGCGAGGTGACGCTGCGGCGCCTGGTGAAAGAGGCGCTGCGCATGCGCCCCGATCGGATCGTCGTCGGCGAGGTCCGCGATGCGGAGGCGCTCGACCTGCTGCTCGCCCTGAACACCGGCGTGCCGGGGGCGGCGACCGTGCATGCGAACTCGGCGCGCGAGGCGCTGGTGAAGCTGGCCGCGCTGCCGCTCCTGGCCGGACGCAACATCGATGCCGGGTTCGTCGTGCCCGCCGTCGCGTCGTCGGTGCACATGGTCGTGCACTGCGAGCGCGATCGCACCGGCCGTCGCCGCATCGCCGAGATCGTCGAGCCGATCGGCGTCGACGGGGGAGCGGTCGTGGCGCGCACGGTCTATCGGGCGGACGACGACGCATGA